Proteins from a genomic interval of Thermoflexus sp.:
- a CDS encoding uracil-DNA glycosylase, with product MRESLDEIARDVIQCRQCPRLVAYREAVARAKRRPFQDWDYWGRPVPGFGDPQARLLVVGLAPAAHGANRTGRMFTGDSSGDFLMAALYRAGFANQPTSTHREDGLVLRDVYLTAVVRCAPPGNRPSREELANCRPYLIRELQALPRIQVVVALGQIATEGVLAALRALGYDGPRPAFRHGGLYPLGAGWPVLITSYHPSRQNTQTGRLTPEMFDAIWALARQVLQE from the coding sequence ATGCGGGAATCCTTAGATGAGATCGCCCGGGATGTCATTCAGTGCCGCCAGTGTCCTCGTCTGGTGGCTTATCGGGAAGCCGTCGCCCGGGCGAAACGGCGGCCGTTCCAGGATTGGGACTACTGGGGCCGTCCGGTCCCCGGGTTCGGGGATCCCCAGGCCCGCCTGCTGGTGGTCGGGCTGGCGCCCGCCGCCCATGGGGCGAATCGGACCGGGCGGATGTTCACCGGGGACAGCTCGGGGGATTTCCTGATGGCGGCCCTTTATCGGGCGGGCTTCGCCAATCAGCCCACCTCAACCCATCGGGAGGACGGGCTGGTTTTGCGGGATGTCTATCTCACAGCGGTGGTGCGCTGCGCGCCCCCGGGCAATCGCCCCTCCCGCGAGGAGCTGGCGAACTGCCGGCCCTACCTGATCCGCGAGCTCCAGGCCCTGCCCCGGATCCAGGTCGTGGTCGCTCTGGGGCAGATCGCCACCGAGGGCGTTCTGGCCGCCCTTCGCGCCCTGGGTTACGATGGGCCCCGCCCGGCCTTCCGCCACGGGGGGCTCTATCCGCTGGGCGCCGGATGGCCTGTTCTGATCACGTCCTACCATCCCAGCCGCCAGAACACTCAGACCGGGCGGCTCACGCCGGAGATGTTCGATGCGATCTGGGCGCTCGCCAGACAGGTTTTACAGGAATGA
- a CDS encoding SPFH domain-containing protein, translating to METFVSLLLLLVCGGLILLALLGSMIRIVPEYQRLVVFRLGKVIGAKGPGLVLLIPIVDRAITVDLREQFREIPQQTSITKDNAPIGIDFLIYWRVVDPVQSVVQVRDFVSAAVGIATTTLRAVIGDILLDDVLAKREYINQALRVKLDEVTERWGVKVTAVEIREIQPPRDVLEAMTRQMSAERNRRALVTEADGKREAAVKVAEGEKQAAILKAEGEKEAAILRAEGERQAQILRAEGFAMALERIFSVARTLDANTMTLQYLEALKALGASPSTKFVFPMEFTRLITPLSNLVGNAGSPRPPEGSEPSR from the coding sequence ATGGAAACCTTTGTCTCCCTGCTGTTGCTCCTGGTCTGTGGCGGCCTGATCCTGCTGGCCCTTCTCGGCTCCATGATCCGGATCGTCCCGGAATACCAGCGGCTGGTGGTGTTCCGCCTGGGGAAGGTGATCGGGGCGAAGGGGCCCGGGCTGGTGCTGTTGATCCCCATCGTCGATCGGGCGATCACCGTGGATCTGCGGGAGCAGTTCCGGGAGATCCCTCAGCAGACTTCCATCACGAAGGACAACGCCCCCATCGGCATTGACTTCCTGATCTACTGGCGGGTGGTGGATCCGGTCCAGAGCGTGGTGCAGGTGCGGGATTTCGTCTCCGCCGCCGTGGGGATCGCCACCACCACCCTGCGGGCGGTCATCGGCGACATCCTGCTGGATGATGTGCTGGCGAAGCGGGAATACATCAACCAGGCCCTGCGGGTGAAGCTGGACGAAGTGACCGAGCGCTGGGGGGTGAAAGTCACCGCGGTGGAGATCCGGGAGATCCAGCCGCCACGGGATGTGCTGGAGGCGATGACCCGGCAGATGTCGGCGGAGCGCAACCGCCGCGCCCTGGTGACCGAGGCCGATGGAAAGCGGGAGGCGGCGGTGAAGGTCGCGGAGGGCGAGAAGCAGGCCGCCATCCTGAAGGCGGAGGGGGAGAAGGAAGCGGCCATCCTCCGGGCGGAGGGCGAGCGCCAGGCCCAGATCCTGCGCGCCGAGGGCTTCGCGATGGCGCTGGAACGCATCTTCAGCGTCGCCCGCACCCTCGATGCCAACACCATGACCCTGCAATATCTGGAAGCCCTCAAAGCGCTGGGGGCCAGCCCGTCCACCAAGTTCGTCTTCCCCATGGAATTCACCCGGCTGATCACGCCGCTCTCGAACCTGGTCGGGAACGCAGGCTCCCCGCGTCCCCCGGAGGGCAGCGAGCCCTCCCGTTGA